A single region of the Papilio machaon chromosome 13, ilPapMach1.1, whole genome shotgun sequence genome encodes:
- the LOC106717942 gene encoding nuclear protein 1, giving the protein MSEAFFDEYDYYNFEHDKHIFSGHSGKQRSKREVSEHTNHFDPSGHSRKIVTKLANTEKNKKAGKKH; this is encoded by the coding sequence ATGTCCGAAGCCTTCTTTGACGAGTACGATTACTACAACTTTGAACACGACAAGCACATCTTTTCCGGACACAGCGGGAAGCAGCGCTCGAAGAGAGAGGTAAGCGAGCACACGAACCACTTCGACCCGTCCGGCCATTCTAGAAAGATCGTGACTAAGTTGGCGaacacagaaaaaaataagaaagctggtaaaaaacattaa